From the Trifolium pratense cultivar HEN17-A07 linkage group LG4, ARS_RC_1.1, whole genome shotgun sequence genome, the window aagaaaaaaaatgtacatgGAGGAAACTAGACCTTCCCCAAAAGTAACCAAAATAAAAGGAATACAAACTTATCATCTCAACAAAGGGAATTAGCAAAGAACTCTAGCTTCCAGTTTGCCAAACCCCCTTCCATTTCATAGGGACATGTGAGCACCCCTAGAACAATGTTTTGTTCTTCTTTGataaagaaattttattttgataaagaaATTTGCATGTGAAAATGTGAAGGGCAACCTATTAAAAGGAGCAACAAAAATTCCTGAAGACAGTCCTACATTTAGGGGCAGTGGTAGTATGGTAGTATGTTATAATGAATCAGCTCAACTTTCAATAGGCTATATCCTTGATGTTCATTTCTACTTCTGttcttgtttttttcatttcatttggtcTTGCTTTTGTTTTCTAGTCTGAGAtttgttattaattttaataaaatttttgtcTACCTTCTTTTGCAGGTATCATCAGCTATCATGTTTGATCTCGGGGTTATTTCATGTCTGGAATATTTGGAAGCTATTCCATGGACTGAGGATGAACAGGAAGAAGTCATATCTCAATTAGATAATCTGCAGCTTCATGACTCTGCAACGGAAGTTCTTCTCAGAGTATCATCGAGTCCATCTACAGCTTCAAGTGCCGATGATATCTTCACAAACCTTCTGAGCGGTGTTCTACAAGCTAAAGATGACAAATCTCGTAGGGAAATGAAATCTCTACTATCTAAATTGCTTAAAGATAATGCATTTAGTGATAGCAGCAAACTTGATGTTTCTAAAGACACACTCTATCATCTTTGCCATAGGTGTATTAGTTCTCTTTTCTTGTGTCTGTCTGAAGCAACTGACACGCATGAGAGGCCGGACCGAAGCGTTTTAATGAGCGAAATAGCTCGTGAAGCTGACAATATTCAATGGATTCTGGACATTTTGATTGGCAAAAAGATGGGTGATGAATTCGTGAAAATATGGGCAGAACAGAAAGAACTTGCTGCACTTCATTCTAAAGTTCAAATCATATACCGCTATGAGATCAGTAGAATCACAGCACAACTATGTATTGGTATCGGAAAGGGACACATATTTGTGCCGAAAGAAATTCGATTTTCCTTATTGTCAACATGGCTCGAAGCTCTGTACGAAGATTTTGGATGGATGAGGAGAGCTTGTCGAGGCGTTGATAAGAAATTGGTTGAGGATGGACTGAGCCAAACTATACTAACACTGCCTTTATTCCAACAGCAAATTTTGTTACTAAATTGGTTTGATAGATTTCTTAATAAAGGAGATGACTGTCCTAATATTCAGAAGGCATTTGAGATTTGGTGGAGAAGAGCTTTCATCAGAAAGTATTCATCAGAGCCTGATAATTCCCAATTACAAATAACTGTGTTTGATTATCCAAAATGAAAAGCATGCAAGAGACCTTTAAATAATAGAAGAGTGTAATTAATTCACATTTGTAAATAATAAGTGATAATTTGCATTtcctttgtttttcaattttggattttatttttgtgcaTTTCTGTATTTTGACATTAACTTGGAGGAAAGTCATGTAACATAAAAGTTagtgaacttttttttttaaatgatataaatatttgatcttttaataaaaataatgtaagAGTTTATGTACATTTGCTATCAAGCACGATAAATCTTTGtgtgaaagaaagaaaacaagagTGACATCGCCACTGACATTAAAACAACGAAAAATCAATATGTATTTGATACTGAACTGTAAccataaaaattaaatgacCGTTTAAACTGTAAAATACATAAAGATCAAagttttatttcttaaaaatatcGTCAAAAATTATAACAATTCCTGATAAATTTTTTACACTATGTGCAGTAGACCACCTATTTAAGTCATCCATATTAGCATTTGATTTCTTAGGTCCAAAGCATTTGATTTCTATTACAATGTATTTGTGGAATGTCATGTATGAAATTGTACTGAAGGTGAAAGAGAATTTTAAAGTTCTTTGTATTTTTGGCGTCAAGCTCCACCATTTTGATGTACAATAGAATTAACGAcgaaaattattaataataataaataaataaacgacGTCAATGGCT encodes:
- the LOC123924190 gene encoding BTB/POZ domain-containing protein At5g60050, whose translation is MGGQNSLKSTQQVSTMIKQGFISDQTFSSFSPSRTFSSPSPPPPTTTTRPSQTQSLFDMMSEDHNPNTKLSDDKRRKMQDRIKKLLEEAPFNGGDVKLTVVGKEGLKVSMDVKKSVLADKSRFFAEKLRGNGNGNGMSHSVEISDCDDVDVYVEAVVLMHCVDLKKRLRFMGDGGGVSKVLNLLKVSSAIMFDLGVISCLEYLEAIPWTEDEQEEVISQLDNLQLHDSATEVLLRVSSSPSTASSADDIFTNLLSGVLQAKDDKSRREMKSLLSKLLKDNAFSDSSKLDVSKDTLYHLCHRCISSLFLCLSEATDTHERPDRSVLMSEIAREADNIQWILDILIGKKMGDEFVKIWAEQKELAALHSKVQIIYRYEISRITAQLCIGIGKGHIFVPKEIRFSLLSTWLEALYEDFGWMRRACRGVDKKLVEDGLSQTILTLPLFQQQILLLNWFDRFLNKGDDCPNIQKAFEIWWRRAFIRKYSSEPDNSQLQITVFDYPK